Sequence from the Nocardia cyriacigeorgica GUH-2 genome:
CTTCGTCGCGGTCCTCGTGGTCGTCGGCTTCCGCTTCGGCGTCGTGGGGCTCGGTCTCGTCGTCGGTGTCCGCGGTCTCGGCCGCGTCCATCTCATCCAGTTCCGTCTCAGCCACCGCCCGGCGGGTCGCCTCGGCGGTCGCGGCACGGGCGGCGCCGGTTTCGGTGACGTCTCCCGGCGTGTTCTGTTCGTCGTCAGCCTCGGTGACGGGCTCGTCGGCCGAAGTCGTCATCCGATCCTCCGCATCATCGCTGTGGGGACGCTTTCTCTGCACTCGTCTCGGCCGCCAATCGGGGTCGCTGTCGTGCCCAGCGGCGGGCCCGGACCTGGTGCGCCGCTTGGAACCTCCGCGATGCAGCACCCGGGTGGCGAGTGCCGTGTCGGTGGTCTGCCGGATCCGGGGATGCCGGTCGGCCAGTATCGGGAACAGGACGAAGACCCAGAGTACGACCAGGCCGATCCACAAGATCGAATTCGGCATCGCCGTCAGCACCTCCGTCCCCGCCTGATCCAGTTCCGACCCACTTCCCGCGGCCCTGTCGCGGTGACTGTTCCGGCTGCCGCACAGGCGCTGCGGCATGGTCGCCGGGCGGGTCGCAGGCTCCCTGCCGATGGCGCAGGGCGCACCACCGACGTCCGTAGGTTAATTCCGGGTAGGGGTATGGTCCGGCAGGCGCGCCGTGCACATCCGCCACACCCGTCACATTTCCACCATTTGCGGCCCGTCGTCGGGCCCGCGCTCACAGCAGCGTCAACCGGCCTTCCCGAGCGAGCCGGTCCACCACTGTCCCGGCCACCTCTTCGACGGTCAGGCCGACGAGTAGATGATCACGCCAAGCCCCATCGACATCCAGATAGCGGCGTAGCAGGCCCTCCTCGCGGAACCCGACGTTGCGTAGCACCGCCTGGCTGGCCATGTTCTCCGGCCGCACCGTCGCCTCGACCCGATGCAGCCCGACCGGCCCGAAGCAGTGGTCGAGCCCGAGCGCCAACGCCGCGGTGGCCACGCCCTGGCCGCCGAGATCCTTGGCCACCCAGTAGCCGATCCACGCCGACCGCAAGGCCCCGCGCACGATATTGCCGACGGTCAGCTGACCGCTGAAGGCCCCGTCGACCTCGATGACCAGCGGGATCATCGCACCCCGCCGCGCCTCGGCCTTCAGGCTCGACCACAGCGACGGCCAGTTCGACGCGTGATTGCGCGCCTCCCACGCGCCGCGCCCGGTCGGCTCCCACGGCTCCAGATGCTGCTGATCGCGCAACCGGATCCGGCTCCAGGCGGCCGCATCGCGCAACCGCACCGGCCGCAGCGCCACCTGCCCCGCCGCGACCCGGACCGGGCCCAGATGTGCGGGCCACCCAGGGTGCTGGGTGGCCCGGAAAACGTTCATGGTCTCCACGATTCAGCCGCGCTGTGCGAGGAAGGCGACCTGGACCTCGTCGCCGGTCCGGATCTCGGTGTCGTCCGGGTCGACGACGATGAGGCTGTTGGCCTCGGCCAGGGTGGCCAGCAGATGCGAGGACGCACCCGCCCCCGACCCCAGTGGTTGCACCAGGTATTCGCCGGTGGCCTCGTCCCGCATCAGCTGGGCGCGCAGGTATCCCTTGCGGCCCGCCATCGATTGAATCGGAGTGATCGTGCGCGCGTGCACGATTCGCCGCATCGGCTGACGTCGCCCGAGCGCGATCCGGATCAACGGCCGCACCATCACCTCGAACACCACCAGCGCGCCGACCGGGTTGGACGGCAGTAGGAACGTCGGCACCTCGTCGCGGCCGAGCCGCCCGAAACCCTGCACCGAGCCGGGATGCATGGCGACCCTGGCGATCTCGAGTTCGCCGAGCCCCTCCAGCGCCTCGCGCACCTGCTCCGACGCCCAGCCGCCGACGGCGCCCGCGATCACCACGACCTCCGAGCGCACCAGCTGGCCTTCGACCACATCGCGCAGCCGGCGCGGGTCGGCGTCGACGATGCCCACCCGATTGACGTCGGCGCCCGCATCGCGCGCCGCTGCCGCCAGCGCATAGGAATTCACGTCGTAGACCTGGCCGGGCCCGGGAGTGCGGTCGATATCGATCAGCTCGGCACCCACCGAGATGACCGACAGCCGCGGCCGCGGATGCACCAGCACCTTGTCCTGGCCGACGGCGGCGAGCAGGCCGACCTGGGCCGCGCCGATGATGGTGCCCGCCCGCACGGCGACATCGCCGGGCTGCACGTCATCGCCGATGCGGCGCACGTAATCACCGGAACGCACCGGCTCGTAGACCTTGATCCGGGCGCGGCCGCCGTCGGTGAAGTCGATCGGCAGCACCGCGTCGGCCAGCGTGGGCAGTGGGGCGCCGGTGTCGACGCGCACGGTCTGGCGCGGCTGCAGCCGGATCGGCTGACGGGATCCGGCGACCACCTCACCGACCACCGGCAGCGTCAGATCGACGAGTTCGCCTTCCTCGTCACGGATTTCGGCCCCGGCCGACGCGACGTCGACGCTGCGCACCGCGTACCCGTCGATGGCGGCCTGGTCGAAACCGGGCAGCGGTCGTTCGGTGACGACGTCCTCGGCGCACAGCAGGCCCTGGGCCTCGGAAATCGCGACCCGGACCGGCCGGGGCGCGACCGCCGCCGCGGTCACCTTGATCTGCTGATCCTCAACCGAGCGCATCCAGCCCTTCCCGATCTCCCTCGCCCGCTCGGGCGCTCTGTTCCTACGTGCTCACCTGCGGATCCCAGTCGGGGCCCAGCCGATGCTGCAACCATTCGCGCAGTGCCGGGCCGTATTCCTCCCGCTCCAACGCGAAATCCACCGCAGCACGAAGATAGCCGCCCGGGTTGCCCAGATCGTGGCGCGACCCACGGTGAACCACCACATGCACCGGATGCCCCTCGGCGATCAGCAGCGCGATCGCGTCGGTCACCTGGAGTTCCCCGCCCGTGCCCGGCTCGATCCGGCGCAGCGCGTCGAAGATCTGCCGGTCGAGCAGGTACCGCCCGGCCGCGGCGTAGGTGGACGGCGCGTCGGCCAGCGCCGGCTTCTCCACCATCCCATTGACGCGCAACACATCCGGATCGGCGACGCCGGGCACCGGCTCCACGTCGAAGACGCCGTAGGCGCTCACCTGGTCCTTGGGCACGTCGATGGCGCACAGCACCGAACCGCCGCGCTCGCGCCGCACCCGGCTCATCGCGTCGAGCACACCGCACGGCAGCACCAGATCGTCGGGCAGCAGCACCGCGATGGCGTCCTCGTCGGCGTCGAGCGCGGATTCGACCTGCGCGATCGCGTGCCCGAGGCCGAGCGGCTCCTCCTGCACCACCGAGGTGACATCGAGCAGGCCCGGCGCCTTGCGCACCTTCTCCAGCAGATGGAATTTGCCGCGTTCGGCGAGGGTGCTCTCCAGCACCAGGTCCTCGACGAAATGCGCGACCACGCCGTCTTTGCCCGGCGAGGTGACGATGACCAGCCGGTCGGCGCCGGAGTCGGCGGCTTCGGCGGCCACCAGTTCGATGCCGGGGGTATCGACGACCGGCAGCAACTCCTTGGGCACCGTCTTGGTCGCGGGCAGGAATCGGGTCCCGAGCCCCGCCGCGGGCACGACCGCGGTACGGAAGCACGACTCCATCGCCGCGCCCGTCGTCGTGCCGGGCTCGCCTGCCTTCGCTGTCATATGCACACCTTATCCGTGTAATACGTCGCCCAGGCCTGCTTCACGGCGGCCTGGCACCCGCATGAGCCTATGGTGATCACCGTGAAGATGCCCGGTGAGCGCGACAAACATGCCTGGCGGTTGGAGATTCTCGCGCAGCGGGCCGCGCTGCCGGACGCCGACCGGGCGCGGGAGGCGTCGGCGCTGGCAGCGACGGCCGGGCAAATCGAGGTCGGCGAATGGGCCTGCGCGTATGTCCCGGTGCGCGGGGAGCCGGGTGCGCTGACGATGCTGGATGCGCTGCGGTCGGCGGGTGCGCGGGTGTTGCTGCCGGTGACGGGCCCGCCCGGGCCGCTGGACTGGGCCGAGTACACCGGCGCCGACAGTCTGCGCCGGGCCCGCTACGGCCTGCTCGAACCGGGCGGACCCGCGCTTGGCGTCGCCGCGGTGGCCCGCGCGAGTGTGATTCTCGTCCCTGCGCTGGCGGTGGACCTGCGGGGTGTGCGGCTCGGGCGCGGGGCCGGCTATTACGACCGGACGCTGGCGGCGGCCGACCCGGATGCCCGGTTGGTGGCGGTCGTTCGGGACGCTGAGCTGGTGGAACGCCTGCCAGAGGAGCCGCACGATCTGCGGATGGGCTGGGTGTTGACCCCGCGCGGCGGGCTACACGAGCTGTCCGGGGAGTGATCGCAGGCCGGGTGAGGAATGAAATCCGGAGTGGCGATGTTGGCACTGTCGGCTGTAGAGTGCTAGATCGACGAACCCTGCGGAGGATCCTGTGCCAACTTATTCGTACGCGTGCACCCAGTGTGATAACCGCTTCGACATTGTTCAGTCCTTCACCGATGAGGCGCTGAGCGTCTGCTCGGAGTGCTCGGGCAAGCTGCGCAAGCTGTTCAACTCCGTCGGCATCGTGTTCAAGGGCAGCGGGTTCTACCGCACCGACAGCCGTGGCGGCGCGTCCACCGCCAGCGAGCCCGCCAAGTCCGACAGCGGCTCCTCCTCCGGCTCCGATTCGAGCTCCTCGGCCGCTCCCGCCGCCGCGAGCACCGCAGCCGCGAGCTGACGCCACGCGGGTTTTCCACAACCCGCGAGTTGTCCACAACCCGTCGTTCACCAGGCCTCGGCCGCTGATCCGCGCCATACGCTCGGCGCATGATCCGAATGTTGGCCAGCGGTCGCCGACTCAGCCCGCAGCGCGTCGGCGACCGGCCGCTCGGCCGTGGCGAGACCCTGCGGGAAGCGCTCTGGAATCGCCCGCCCTGGGCCGACGGGTTACTCGCCCGGCGGGTGCTCGCCGCCGTTCTCACCGTCTTGGCCGTCGTCCTCCTACTGCGCGGTGATCCCGATACGCACCGTGCGAGCGTCGTCGTGGCTTCCCGCGATCTGCCGCCCGGCCATCTACTCACCACCGCGGATCTGCGCGTCGTCGACCGGGAATCCGGCGCGTTACCCGGCGGCGCGGCGCATGATCCGGCCCCGCTGATAGGCGCCACCCTCACCGGAGCCATGCGCACCGGAGAGATCCTGACCGATCTGCGGGTGATCGGCCCGCGGCTGGCCGCCGTCGCCGGTGGTGCGCCGGACGCCAGGATCGTGCCCATCCGGCTGGCCGATACCGCGGTGGCCGACATCCTGCGCGCGGGCGACCGGGTCGACGTCATCGCGGCCGACGAGTCCGACCGTGCCACCAGACCCGCCCGCACGCTGGCCACCGACGCGGCCGTGGTGCTGATCTCCGGATCACCGGGTTCCGGGCCCACCAAATCGGCCGACCGCGTCGTCCTGGTGGCGATGGGAGCCGAGAACGCGGCCGCGGTGGCGGCGGCCTCGTTGAGCACCGCCCTCACGGTCGTCTTCCATTGACATCGATCACGTATGACCGCCGCGATCATCGTTCGCCGAGCGTTTGCCACTGCCGTCCACTAGCATCCGGAACGTCCGCAGCCGGCTGCGGGCAGTCGGGTTCGCACACCGAAGGGATAGGGCATTGCTCAAGGGATTCAAGGATTTCGTGCTCCGCGGAAACGTCGTCGACCTGGCTGTTGCCGTCGTCATGGGTACGGCATTCGTCGCTATCGTCACCGCGTTCACCAACGGGATCATCAATCCGCTGCTCGCGGTTTTCGGCAGTCCCAATGAGCTCGGACTCGGTTTCCGGTTGGTAGCCGACAATCCGTCGACCTTCATCGAGGTCGGCCCGATCATCACCGCCTGCATCAACTTCCTGATGATCGCGGCGGTCCTCTACTTCGTCTTGGTGCTGCCGTCCACCCATGTGAAGAAGCGCTTCGCCAAGGAAGAGAAGGAAGAAGTGCTCAGCGACAACGACCTGCTGATCCAGATCCGCGACCTGCTGGCCGAGGGCCAGAAGACCGGCGGCGGACGCCACGAGTACTGAGCCGATTCACGTACCGAGCCGATTCACACCGAAGGGGCCTGTCGCACATGGCGACAGGCCCCTTCGTTCGTGCCGGGAAAGATCAGCCGATGCTGAACGGCTGACCCCACAGGGTCACCACCGACATCACGTTCTCGGTCTCGACCTTGACCTTCACGAACGCCCGCGCCTGCGCGTAGCCCGCGCAACCGGTCAGGCCGATGGTCTGGTCGGCCCAGGTGACCGAGCCGCTCTTGCCCTTGAACTTGTTGCGCTTCTCGTGCGACTCGTTGCCGAAGTCATCGGCCTCTTCGATGTCGAGCACGTAGAAGGACTTGGCCTGGCCGGGGCCCAGCGACAGCTCGCCGCCGCTCTCGGCGCCGACACCGAAGGACTCGCCGTCCCAGGTGCCCTCACCGGAGACGCCGCCCTCGACGCCGCCGCCACCGATGTTGACCTGGCAGCCCACGACGTAGCCGGGGTAGATCTTGCCGCCCTTGGCGCCCGAGCCGGACAGCTCGACCTGCGCGCTGGCCGAGACCCACGCGTTGCGGTGCACCGGGGTGGAACCCATGGACGGGTTGATGTTGGCCGACTCGCCGACCAGGCGGACCGTCACCACGGTGCCGTCGGACAGGGTGCGGACGATTTCGCCGCCGGGCAGCGGCACGAAGGTGTCGGCGTTGGCCGCACCGGTGGAGAACAGGCCCATCGCGACGGCCGCGGCGGCACCCGCACCGGCCGCACGCACGATGCTCTTACGGTTGATCATTGTGTAATGCCCCTCTGGGGTTGATTCGCTTCAGCGAGAGATTGATTGGCGGATTCGAGGCACATCGGCTCGGTCCGGCCGGGACGACCCGGCCGGGCGGAACCGGAATCAGCCGATGCTGAACGGCTGGCCGTAGAGGGTGGTCTTCGAGTAGTGGTCGCCGATGATCTCGACCACGGTGTAGGCGCGGGCCTGCGCGTAACCGGCGCAGCCCTGGATCTCCATCTCGACGTCCTGGTACTCGACGGAGTAGACACCCGGCTTGGTGATGTCCTTGTACTCGATCTGGACGAACTTGACCTCGCCCGGGCCGAGCTCGAGGCCCACCGAGCCACCGACGGAGGCGCCGTCGAGGTCGACGCTGCCGGAGACGCCAGCCGAGATGGCCTCGTCGCCGATGCTGACCTGGCAGCCCACGATGTAGCCGGTGTTCAGCTGCGACGTGCCGTGGGTGGAGGAGTTGTTGGTGCCCGGAGCACCGGTCGGACCGTTGTTCGGACCCACTTCACCCTCGGGGGTGACGGTGACGTCGGCGCTCGCCACACCGGAGACCCACACGGTGCGACCGGCACCGTTGGCCGCCAGCGACGGCGAGACCAGCGCGCTCTCGTGGGTGCGCTTGATGGTGACGCCGGGGCCGATCTTCTCACCGTCCGGCAGTGGCACGAAGGCGTCCGCGTTGGCGGCGCCGGCCGAGAACAGTCCCATGGCCACGGCGGCGACGGCGCCGACGCCCATCGCGCGCGTGACGTTGGTGCGGTTCTTGCTCATACTTCCCCTCATCAGGTTTTCAGCGACAACCCCGTTCGCACGGGGATGGCCTACAGCAGGCTCAGATGAGCGTCATCGAAAGCCCTGACCGTCAGATGAACCCGAATGAGCACAGGGAATGAACAGTCGGGGACGGCATTTCGTCCGCGGCATGGCAACCAGATGTGGTGAAGGTAGCCGAGAGGTTACGCAGCTCGGCCGAAACCGCCGCGACTCCGGCGATTTCGCCGGTCGCGGGCCGAAAAGAGCAGAACGCGGGCCTGTCACGATTGTGACAGACCCGCGTTCATTTCGCTGGTCGCGTTTGCTCAGGCCGGTACGGGGCCCGAACGGGAGCCGGTCAGCCCAGGCTGAACGGCTGACCCCACAGCGTCACCACCGACATGACATTGTCGGTTTCGACCTTGACCTTGACGAAGGCCCGCGCCTGCGCGTAGCCGGCGCAACCGGTCAGGCCGATGGTCTCGTCGGCCCAGGTCACCGAGCCGCTGGTGCCGCTGAAGTTGTTGCGGACCTCATGCGACTCGTTGCCGAAGTCGTCGGTCTCCTCGAGGTCGAGGACGTAGAACGACGCGGCCTGGCCCGGGCCGAGCGACAGCTCGCCGCCGCTCTCGACGCTGCCCGTGGGATCACCTTCCCAGGTGCCGCCGGCCGAGGCGCCACCTTCGACACCACCGCCGCCGATGTTGACCTGGCAGCCCACCACGTAACCCGGGTAGATCTTGCCGCCCTTGGCACCCGAGCCGGACAGCTCGACCTGCGCGCTGGCGGAGACCCACGCGTTGCGGTGCACCGGAGTGGAGCCGAGCGAGGGGTTGATGTTGGCCGACTCGCCGACCAGGCGGACCGTGACCACGGTGCCGTCGGAGAGCGTCTTGACGATTTCGCCGCCGGGCAGCGGCACGAAGGTGTCGGCGTTGGCCGCACCGGTGGAGAACAGGCCCATGGCAACGGTGGCGGCAGCGCCGAGTCCGGCCGCCCGCGCCACGATCTTACGGTTGATCATGTTTGTACCCTTCGAGGGTCGAGTTCGCTCGAGGCGAGAGGTTTGTACGGTCGAATTCGACGACTCAGCCGATGCTGAACGGCTGCCCGTAGAGGGTGGTCTTCGAGTAGTGGTCACCGATGATCTCGACGACCGTGTACGCCCGCGCCTGCGCGTAACCCGCGCAGCCCTGGATCTCCATCTCGACGTCCTGGTACTCGACCGAGTAGTGGCCCGGCTTCAGAATGTCCTTGTATTCGATCTGCACGAACTTCACCTCGCCCGGACCCAGCTCCAGGCCGACCGCGCCGCCGACCGAGGCACCCTCGAGATCGACGCTGCCGGACACGCCGGCGGAGATGGCCTCGTCACCGATGCTGACCTGGCAGCCCACGATGTAGCCCGTGTTCAGCTGGGACGCGCCGTGCGTGGAGGAGTTGTTGGTACCCGGCGCGCCGGCGGGGCCGTTGTTCGGACCCACCTCGCCCTCGGGGGTGACGGTGACGTCCGCGCTCGCGTTGCCCGAAACCCAGACGACGCGACCTGCGCCATTGGCCGCCATCGACGGCGAAATCAACGCATGCTCATGGGTGCGCTTGATGGTCACACCCGGACCCACCTTCTCGCCGTCCGGCAACGGCACGAAGGTATCCGCGTTCGCGGCACCGGTCGAAAGCAGACCCAGGGCCACGGCGGCTGCGGCGCCGACGCCCGCGGCACGGGCTCCGCGGCGCAAACCGTTGGTGCGGTTCTCGCTCATACTTCCCCTCATCAATTTTTCTCGAACAGACCAGCCTCGACCGTCGAGGCTGGACATCGGTCCTCACAGGGCCCAGCTCAGTGTGTCGCCTATTTGTTGCCGTTGTGTAACTCGCCGTTATTTCAACGCAAAGCTCGACTACCGCCAGGCCACACCCGACTCCGCGAGGTCTGCACATTCGTGCAGGCCACTGGACTGCGGAGGCGGTTGCGATAGCCCGAGGCGAGATTAACCGGCGGTAACGGAACGGACAACGAAAGTATTCGTCAAGACACGAGTGATCTGTATCACATAGCCAAAATGCTTATATCGCTTGACGTGCATAAATGCAGGAGAGGAGTTCCGGTGAAGTAGCCGAATTGTCCGAGACGGCGCAGCCACGCCGTCGGCGAATACGGGACCGGAACGTATTCCGAATGGCCCCGGAACGGCTATTGGCTTGAAGGTTGAATGCCCCAGAAAGCTACGCGTCAGTAAATACGTAGCCGGGCAGTAGATAGCGCGCGGGTGGGTCACCAGCGGAGGTAGCTGGGAGCGCGGAAGAACTCAGCCGTGATGCGGCGGAACCTGCGACCGCAACCAGTCGTCGGCGCTCGACGGCGTGTCGCGCTCGTCGCCGCGTTCGTCGCTGGTGGTCTCGGGCAGTACATCGCCGAAGATGCGCGCCAAGCGCGCCGCGTCCCCCGGCCGGCGAGCCGGACGGGGGACATCGGGTCGATCCTCGGAAGAACTCATTCATCCAATCCGGACAGTTCGCCGATCACCCGGCTGGCCAGCGGGCCGAGGGTGGCCATGCCGTCGCGGATGGCCGATCGGGTGCCGGGCAGGTTGACCACCAGGGTGCTGCCGGAGATGCCGGCCAGACCGCGGGAGAGGCCGGCGTCGAGCGAACCGGCGACCCGGCCGGAGGAACGCAGGGCCTCGCTGATGCCGGGCAGCTCCCGGTCGAGCACCTGGGAGGTGGCCTCGGGGGTGACATCGCGCGGTGACATACCCGTGCCGCCCACCGAGATGACCAGGTCGACGCCGCCGATCACCGCGGTGTTGAGCGCGTTGCGGATCTCCACCTCGTCGGCCTGCACCGTCACCGACGCGTCGACGAGAAAGCCCGCTTCGGTGAGCAATTCGGTGACCAGCGGGCCCAGCGAATCCTCACCGCCGTGCGCCGTGCGGTCGTCGACGACCACGACCAGTGCGCGTCCTGCCACGGAAGCATCGATGTCCATGGTGCTCACCGTAGCGCCACCGGCGAGCATCGGCTCCCATCCCCCGTTCAGCACCTGCATCACCGGCCTCCCTCGGTCGACACCGCGTCGAGGGTCACCTCGACCGTCTTGGCGTTTCCGCCCTGTTCATCGGTATATGCCACGCTCACCTTGTCTCCTGGTCGGCTGGAACGGACGGCGGCGACCAAGGCGTCGCCGGAGTCGATGGTGCGGTCGTCCATCCGGGTGATCACCACACCGGCCGGGATCCCGGCCTTGGCGGCGGGCCCGTCGGGGGTCACCTCGAGCACCCGCGCGCCGCGCACGGTGTCGTTGCGGGGCACCTTGATGCCGATCTGGGCGTAGGTGGCGTGACCGGTCTTGATCAGCTCTTCGGCGACCCGGCGGGCCTGGTCGACCGGGATGGCGAAGCCGAGTCCGATCGAACCGCTCTGCTGGCCGCCGAGTTCGGAGCCGCCGAGCGTGGCGATCGCGGTATTGATGCCGATCAGCTTGCCGTTGGCGTCGACCAGCGCGCCACCGGAATTGCCCGGGTTGATCGCGGCGTCGGTCTGGATGGCGTCGATGACGGGGTTGGGCGTCGACGGGTCGGCACTGGGCTGGCCGGAAGTGGAGACCGGGCGGTTAAGGGCCGAGACGATGCCGGTGGTGACAGTGCCGGCGAGCCCGAGCGGCGAGCCGATGGCGATGACCGGCTGGCCGACCTGGAGCCCGGCCGAGCTGCCGAGTTCGATCGGGGTCAGGCCGGTCTTGCCCTCGACCTTGATGACGGCGAGGTCGGAGACCGGGTCGGCGCCGACCATGGTGGCGGGCGCGGTGCTGCCGTCGGCGAAGGAGACCTCCATCCGGGCGCCGGGGCCGCCGCCCGCGGCGACGTGGTTGTTGGTCAGGATCAGTCCGTCGGAGGAGAGCACGACACCCGATCCCTCGCCCTGCGCGCGATTGCTGGCGACCTTGATCATCACCACGCTGGGCAGCACTTCCTGCGCCACGGCCTGGATCGAGCCGGCCGGTGCGGTGGAGGCGTTGTCGATGTTGGGTTTCGGGGCGTCGAGGGCGTTGGTGACGGTGGTGCCGCCGCCGTCGTTGCCCGCGACGAGCGCTCCGACCGCGCCGCCGACGCCGCCGCTGACCAGTGCCAGCGCGAGCGCGCCCGCGATCAGGCCGGTGCGGACCGGGCGCTTCGGGGCGGGCTGCGGTCCGGGGACGGGGACTTGGCCGTACGGGTGGCCCTGGGGGGAGGGCGCCGAGTGGTAACCCGGCGGCGGCACGGAACCGGGTTCCGGCCCGTGC
This genomic interval carries:
- a CDS encoding GNAT family N-acetyltransferase, producing the protein MNVFRATQHPGWPAHLGPVRVAAGQVALRPVRLRDAAAWSRIRLRDQQHLEPWEPTGRGAWEARNHASNWPSLWSSLKAEARRGAMIPLVIEVDGAFSGQLTVGNIVRGALRSAWIGYWVAKDLGGQGVATAALALGLDHCFGPVGLHRVEATVRPENMASQAVLRNVGFREEGLLRRYLDVDGAWRDHLLVGLTVEEVAGTVVDRLAREGRLTLL
- the glp gene encoding gephyrin-like molybdotransferase Glp, which translates into the protein MRSVEDQQIKVTAAAVAPRPVRVAISEAQGLLCAEDVVTERPLPGFDQAAIDGYAVRSVDVASAGAEIRDEEGELVDLTLPVVGEVVAGSRQPIRLQPRQTVRVDTGAPLPTLADAVLPIDFTDGGRARIKVYEPVRSGDYVRRIGDDVQPGDVAVRAGTIIGAAQVGLLAAVGQDKVLVHPRPRLSVISVGAELIDIDRTPGPGQVYDVNSYALAAAARDAGADVNRVGIVDADPRRLRDVVEGQLVRSEVVVIAGAVGGWASEQVREALEGLGELEIARVAMHPGSVQGFGRLGRDEVPTFLLPSNPVGALVVFEVMVRPLIRIALGRRQPMRRIVHARTITPIQSMAGRKGYLRAQLMRDEATGEYLVQPLGSGAGASSHLLATLAEANSLIVVDPDDTEIRTGDEVQVAFLAQRG
- a CDS encoding UTP--glucose-1-phosphate uridylyltransferase, translating into MTAKAGEPGTTTGAAMESCFRTAVVPAAGLGTRFLPATKTVPKELLPVVDTPGIELVAAEAADSGADRLVIVTSPGKDGVVAHFVEDLVLESTLAERGKFHLLEKVRKAPGLLDVTSVVQEEPLGLGHAIAQVESALDADEDAIAVLLPDDLVLPCGVLDAMSRVRRERGGSVLCAIDVPKDQVSAYGVFDVEPVPGVADPDVLRVNGMVEKPALADAPSTYAAAGRYLLDRQIFDALRRIEPGTGGELQVTDAIALLIAEGHPVHVVVHRGSRHDLGNPGGYLRAAVDFALEREEYGPALREWLQHRLGPDWDPQVST
- a CDS encoding 5-formyltetrahydrofolate cyclo-ligase, which produces MVITVKMPGERDKHAWRLEILAQRAALPDADRAREASALAATAGQIEVGEWACAYVPVRGEPGALTMLDALRSAGARVLLPVTGPPGPLDWAEYTGADSLRRARYGLLEPGGPALGVAAVARASVILVPALAVDLRGVRLGRGAGYYDRTLAAADPDARLVAVVRDAELVERLPEEPHDLRMGWVLTPRGGLHELSGE
- a CDS encoding FmdB family zinc ribbon protein, whose amino-acid sequence is MPTYSYACTQCDNRFDIVQSFTDEALSVCSECSGKLRKLFNSVGIVFKGSGFYRTDSRGGASTASEPAKSDSGSSSGSDSSSSAAPAAASTAAAS
- a CDS encoding SAF domain-containing protein — translated: MIRMLASGRRLSPQRVGDRPLGRGETLREALWNRPPWADGLLARRVLAAVLTVLAVVLLLRGDPDTHRASVVVASRDLPPGHLLTTADLRVVDRESGALPGGAAHDPAPLIGATLTGAMRTGEILTDLRVIGPRLAAVAGGAPDARIVPIRLADTAVADILRAGDRVDVIAADESDRATRPARTLATDAAVVLISGSPGSGPTKSADRVVLVAMGAENAAAVAAASLSTALTVVFH
- the mscL gene encoding large conductance mechanosensitive channel protein MscL — protein: MLKGFKDFVLRGNVVDLAVAVVMGTAFVAIVTAFTNGIINPLLAVFGSPNELGLGFRLVADNPSTFIEVGPIITACINFLMIAAVLYFVLVLPSTHVKKRFAKEEKEEVLSDNDLLIQIRDLLAEGQKTGGGRHEY
- a CDS encoding MspA family porin; the encoded protein is MINRKSIVRAAGAGAAAAVAMGLFSTGAANADTFVPLPGGEIVRTLSDGTVVTVRLVGESANINPSMGSTPVHRNAWVSASAQVELSGSGAKGGKIYPGYVVGCQVNIGGGGVEGGVSGEGTWDGESFGVGAESGGELSLGPGQAKSFYVLDIEEADDFGNESHEKRNKFKGKSGSVTWADQTIGLTGCAGYAQARAFVKVKVETENVMSVVTLWGQPFSIG
- a CDS encoding MspA family porin, with amino-acid sequence MSKNRTNVTRAMGVGAVAAVAMGLFSAGAANADAFVPLPDGEKIGPGVTIKRTHESALVSPSLAANGAGRTVWVSGVASADVTVTPEGEVGPNNGPTGAPGTNNSSTHGTSQLNTGYIVGCQVSIGDEAISAGVSGSVDLDGASVGGSVGLELGPGEVKFVQIEYKDITKPGVYSVEYQDVEMEIQGCAGYAQARAYTVVEIIGDHYSKTTLYGQPFSIG
- a CDS encoding MspA family porin; this encodes MINRKIVARAAGLGAAATVAMGLFSTGAANADTFVPLPGGEIVKTLSDGTVVTVRLVGESANINPSLGSTPVHRNAWVSASAQVELSGSGAKGGKIYPGYVVGCQVNIGGGGVEGGASAGGTWEGDPTGSVESGGELSLGPGQAASFYVLDLEETDDFGNESHEVRNNFSGTSGSVTWADETIGLTGCAGYAQARAFVKVKVETDNVMSVVTLWGQPFSLG
- a CDS encoding MspA family porin; protein product: MSENRTNGLRRGARAAGVGAAAAVALGLLSTGAANADTFVPLPDGEKVGPGVTIKRTHEHALISPSMAANGAGRVVWVSGNASADVTVTPEGEVGPNNGPAGAPGTNNSSTHGASQLNTGYIVGCQVSIGDEAISAGVSGSVDLEGASVGGAVGLELGPGEVKFVQIEYKDILKPGHYSVEYQDVEMEIQGCAGYAQARAYTVVEIIGDHYSKTTLYGQPFSIG
- a CDS encoding MogA/MoaB family molybdenum cofactor biosynthesis protein: MLAGGATVSTMDIDASVAGRALVVVVDDRTAHGGEDSLGPLVTELLTEAGFLVDASVTVQADEVEIRNALNTAVIGGVDLVISVGGTGMSPRDVTPEATSQVLDRELPGISEALRSSGRVAGSLDAGLSRGLAGISGSTLVVNLPGTRSAIRDGMATLGPLASRVIGELSGLDE
- a CDS encoding S1C family serine protease translates to MTEDFTDRPHGPEPGSVPPPGYHSAPSPQGHPYGQVPVPGPQPAPKRPVRTGLIAGALALALVSGGVGGAVGALVAGNDGGGTTVTNALDAPKPNIDNASTAPAGSIQAVAQEVLPSVVMIKVASNRAQGEGSGVVLSSDGLILTNNHVAAGGGPGARMEVSFADGSTAPATMVGADPVSDLAVIKVEGKTGLTPIELGSSAGLQVGQPVIAIGSPLGLAGTVTTGIVSALNRPVSTSGQPSADPSTPNPVIDAIQTDAAINPGNSGGALVDANGKLIGINTAIATLGGSELGGQQSGSIGLGFAIPVDQARRVAEELIKTGHATYAQIGIKVPRNDTVRGARVLEVTPDGPAAKAGIPAGVVITRMDDRTIDSGDALVAAVRSSRPGDKVSVAYTDEQGGNAKTVEVTLDAVSTEGGR